The Bacteroidota bacterium region TCAAAAAGAATTTCGACGTTTCCCGTTCCGTTATGTGCAAATGGTGAAACGTTAAAGGCAATCGTATAAAGTCCCGACATGGGAAAATTGTAGGTTCCCGTGAAACATTGCGTAAAACCAGCGGTGGTCGGATACTGCGCGTTGGGGTAGCTGGTCACGGCCGTGTTGCGCAACCAAATCTGTTGATTGGCATAGGTCGTCGGACCAAAACTGTTGTCGACATAGATCTGAATTCCCGTAAACGAAGCTGCAGCACCCATTTGCGCGGCCATAAAAAGGTTGGCACCCCAGCTTTGGGTATGGCCATCCGACGGATGGGTCGCAATCGGAAATTCAGGGGTGGTGTACAACGAACTGCACTGCGCTGACAGGGTTCCTGAGAATCCCAGCAACAAACAGAACACCAACAAGAGGCGAACGCTTTTCATCTTCAACAAAACTATTACCAAGTGGGAAGTTAGGCAGAATTCGAAGTTTGTCAAAGCTCCCTGTTCCTGCATTCTGGCTAGGTGAGCAATGTCATCCGATTTCGCCTACACCACTTAATTCCCAGAGCGCATCCGCCATTCCGACGATTTCGGTGTGCATTTTGAGTTTGATTCGCCAGTCTTCGGGGATACCGCTGTAGCCATAAAACGCGCCTGCCAATTGGCCGTAAATCGCAGCGGTGGTGTCGGCATCGTCGCCAAGATTCGCGGCCAGCAGGCAACCATCCCGGAAGTTGTCGGATTTGTAAAATGCCCACAAGGCAGCCTCCATGGACCGTACAACGTAACCCGTTCCCGCAATGTCCGGCGGATTGCGCTGCTTGAAGCTGCCTTGGGCCACACGGTCCACGGCATCGTCCAATTCGCCGACTTCCCAAACCTTGCCGAACGGTCGATAGCCCGTTGAGAGAATGGTCTCCTTGTCCAGCCCATGAAGTGCGGCAACAATCAATCCACCATAGTAGCGGTTGGAATCGAGACAGGCGACAGTGCCGTGTGTGGTGAGGCTGCTTTCGGCTGACATCAAGGTCGCTTGGTCGGGTTCCGCTGCATAAAACATCGGAACTGGCGCGAGGCGCATCAAGCAACCGTTGCCTGCAGTGTACGGCTCACGCGAGCCCGCGACGGGATTGTTGGTTTGCTCGAATTGGTGCAAAGCTGTGCAAACCGTATTCCCGATATCAAAACAAGTTCCCGTGCTGCTGAGGTAGCCATGCCGGTACCAATTGGCATAACGGCCCATCTGATCCCGCAAGTTCATCGATTTGTGGGTGATCAAACTATCCGCAAGGCAAAGCGCCATTGAAGTATCGTCTGTCCAATAGCCGGGTCGCAGGCCAAACGGTCCGCCGCCGACCATGTCGCTGATGGGCTCAAATGTGCCGGGCTTGCGGAATTCGAGGGTGGTGCCGACGGCGTCGCCGACTGCCAAGCCCACAAGGCATCCACGGAATCTGTCTTGGGTGGTGATCATGTTACAAATTAACGGGTGGAATGGTTGCTCGCAAATTCGAAGGAAAGAACATTTACCACACGGCCGTTTTTCAGCTTTCGTGTTTATACGGCTACAATTGCGTGGAGTGCATGGCTTCTCTTTGGAGGAAATTCGCATTTGATTTCATAACTTTCATGCTATGATTGCTACCGCATACACCTTTCGCATCTCGATCGACTGTCCGCATTGTCGTGCAGGCGTGCCTGTCAATGCTTTTACAAACGAGGTCCTTTGCAACAATTGTCTGAACGGAATTCCTTTGAGCCAAGAATGGTGGGAGTCCTGCTTGGACAATGATACCATTGAAGAGGCACTCACTTTCGAGCCGGGGAATGGCAACAGCTCGCAGCACCTGGGCGGGATGAACGAAAAAATCGAATCCGGCAATCGACCCCCGCGTTGTCAAAAATGCAAAACCGACTTTCCGGAGGAGCTGATGAGAAAATCCGTGGACCAGGGCCACTTTGCCTGTCCGGGATGTCAGCAACGCATTCGGGTGCGCAAGGCAACGCCGTTGGTGCTATCCTTGATTCCCGAAGCAGGATTGTTGGTGCATGAAGACGAAACAGGTACAGGACTGGGCAAGGACGGGCATACCGCGACCGAGCCGGTACTTTTTGCCTGTCTCGCTTGTGGCGCCGGCCTCAAGGTCGATGGCAGTAGCCGCACGCCGGTCTGCGCGCATTGCAACAGCTCCAATTATCTTCCTGATCCCCTTTGGTTGAGATTACATCCTGCCGCCGTAAGCCATGCATTTTTTGTCACGCGAGGTTCAGAAGCCAAGCCGCTCAAGGTCACGGTGGGTAGCCTGCCCAGCTCCATGGACAGTGAAAAGGCGCTACGCATGCTCAAAGATCATAGTTTGGAGCCCCAAGTCCTCGACAGAATCTATGAACTCTGTGACGACGATGACGATGTGCATGAGGCCTTGGCCAAACATCCGCGCACGGGGACGTTGCTTTTGCTAAAACTGGCCGATTCAGACAGGTATTATCAGGTGCGTGCTGCAGTTGCCCGCCGCCAACCCTTGCCACATGCTGTTTTTGCGGTCTTGGCAACGGATTCTGACAGTGACGTCAAAGAAGCCCTCGTCAAACGCAGCGACCTTTTCAGTTTTTCCCAATCGGCGCTGGAGGATCTGCTGCGTGGAATGGATCTGGATGACCTTGGCAGAACCATCGATTCTCCCGGCTTTCCGGAATGGAAACTTTTTGAGCTCTCCGACAATTGTACACCCGAAGATGCTAGGCGTATTTTGCGGGCGCCGAATGTGAGCCTGCGTGTGCTGAAACGCCTCGGATCCAATCCCGAAAGCCGTCCCCTGATCAAGGAACACAAACAATACAAGGAATTGGGCTGGTGGATGAAACTCTTTTTCTTCGCCGGGAGTTAAGCTTGTCGTAATGTGAATCCCTGAATGCTTTTGAATATGTTACGTCATATCCGTTTGGCTTCCTTGCTCGCTATTTTGCTGGCGAATGTACTTTTGGGCCGAATGCAAGCACAGAACTCACCGACAGCTTTGCACGTCGGCATCACGCAACAGCAAGCGCAGCCACGGCAGCTTGGAATCCCGACAAGGTTGTTTCCCCAGCATGTGATCCAAAATCCGCAGGGATTTTCTCCGCTTTGCCGGATGGAACTCCAAATCGAGCGCCAATCACCAGTCGGAGTTTGGTTTCGCATCGACGGGAACCGTTTGGGTTCCGTCGCAAATCCCGGCCTTGCCTCATTCAGACTCAAGTTTCCCATCGGTAGCCGCTAGCGGATGTTAAGCCAATGCGAATGAGTTGTTAAACTTCTACACCCGACCCAAAAGGGGTGGTATTTCCGGCTGAACGGGCTTAATTTCGCAAAAGAAAAGAAGGATGTGGGCTCCCCTCTCAACTCCCCACCTCCACAGAAGTTTGATGTCACTCCAAAAACGAAATGTAGACCTTGTTGTCTTGTCAGACGTTCACCTTGGCACTCACGGGAGCCGGGCAGATGAGCTTTTGAAATACTTGAGGAGCATTTCACCCAAGCGGGTGATCTTGAATGGCGATATGATCGACATTTGGCAGTTCCGCAAACATTTCTGGCCACAAAACCATACCGCCATCATCCGCCACTTCATGCAATGGCTGCGTGAGGGTGTGCAAATCGACTACATCTGCGGCAACCACGACGAATTGATGCGCCGCTACCTCGGCTTCGAATTGGGCAAGTTCAGCATCGTCAACAATGTTGTGCTGGAACAAAACGGCAAAAAAGTCTGGGTGTTTCACGGTGATGTCTTTGACAAATCCATGAACCACAAATGGGTAGCCAAATGGGGCGGTCGTTGGTATGACCGCAGCATTCGCCTGAACAAAATGCTCAACGCCTTGCTCGCCAAGTTTGGCGGACGTCCCCGGTACATTTCCAAGGCGCTCAAGGATTGGGTCAAGGGATTGGTGAAGAAAAAGCACAATTGGGAGGAAATTGCCGCCAATGCCGCGATCGCCAAAGGCTTTGACATGGTCATGGTCGGCCACATCCACAAACCTGAAATGCGGGAAATCACCACCGACAAAGGCAGCGTGCTGTACCTCAACAGTGGCGATTGGATGGAAAACCTCACGAGTCTGGAATACCACGACGGTCGTTGGACCCTGTTCAAATACCAAGAAGAGGCTTTTGCTGCTGTTCCGGAAGTCGCGCCTGCAATGGAGCCCGACCTCACCGACGAATTGACTTTTGCCTTGATGTTGCAGGAGTTTGGGATGCAGGCAGGCTGACCTCAAGAAATTTGGAAGGAAAAGGGGGAGAAAGAGGGAAGGAAGGAAAGGAAAGAGAGGGGGAAAAAGGGAAAATTTGGTTTAGGTTTGGGGGAAGGAAAAATGGGAGAGGGGAGGGAGAAAAGGAAAAAACGGGGAGGGGGGGGGGAGGAAATAAAAAGAAGGAAAGGGAAAAAAAAAAGGGAAAAAAAAATTTTTTTGGTTTGGAAAAAGGGGTGTGAGAAGGAAGGAGGAGGTTGGTGGGGAAAGGGTCCGGGGAAAAAAAGGGGAAATTGAAAAAGGGGGGGGGGGGGGGGAAAGAGGGGGAAAGAGAAAGAAAAAAAAAAAAGAAGGCGGAAAGAAAAAAGGGCGGGGGGAAAAAAAAAATACGGGGGAAATTTTGGGAAGGGTGGAATTTAAAAAAAAAAAACTTCACCCTTCACTCCTTCGCCTTCCGCGTTTTCCGCCAGTACCCGTCCTTGTAAAAGTCCCTTTCGATCAGGATGCCGTTTTCGTTGTAGATGTTTACCCAGCCTTCGCCGTTTTGGAATCCTCCGACGTCCAGTGGGTTGCCTTCCTTGCTTTGGGAGAATGAGACTTCGACTAATCGGCCATTGTCATACACCATTTCCGTCCATTGGCGGCCGTTGCGGTGGAATACCTTGGCGATGCCGTGTTGTTGATCTTCTTCGAACGGGACTATGCTCTCCAATTTGCCATTCTCGTAGAAGCTGCTGTCGACCCCGACCTTTTTGTCCCGTGACCAATGCGCGATCTTGTGTGGCTGATGGTTTGAATAAAAGGTGCGATAGGTTCCGTCAAGGCTGTCCATAAAATAGTAGCAAGCAAGTTCCAATGAACCATCGGGGAAATAGCTTTGGTAACTTCCATTCAAGCGTCCGTCCACGACAGAAGCACGAGCGCGAAACTTTCCGTCCCGGTAAAAATCCTCGGTTTTGCCTTGCATTTTCCCTTGGATGAATGTGCGCTTGCTCAACAATTGGCCGGTGTCAAAGTAGTAGCGGGCCGGACCATGGCTTACAAAGCCTTCCTTTTTGTCGATGTAACCAAACACGATTTCCGAAACAGTGCGATTGCTGTGATAGCGCAGTAAAATCCGCACATGGTCGCCGTAGAGTTCGCGGTTTTCAGAAATGCGGGTGCCTTTGGCGCGCCAGTCCTTTTGCATGTCCCATTCCAGAGATCCTACCCGGATGGTGTCGCCGTACAGCAGGATCGTGTCTTGGGCTAGGGCGAAATGAATCTGGAATAAGAAAGCTGTGAAAATTAGGCCACGAAGGCACGAAGACACAAAGGTGGTAATAGTGAAATTAGTTTCGCCACGAAGGCACGAAGACACAAAGGATAGGGTTGCTTGCTTGGTTTTGCCACCAAGGCACCAAGGCACCAAGACCAGTGTTCTTGACTTCGTGTCTTTGTGTCTTTGTGGCAAATGAAACAGCCCCATCATCAATCCACCTCAATCCCCAGATGCTCCTCGATGAATTCGCGGACGCAGCCTTGACCGCCGGGAAGGTTCAGAATGATGTCGACCGATTCGCGGTTTTTGGTGGCGGCGTCGGCTGGGCAGGCGGTGAGTCCGGCCTTGGCGATCACCCCGAGGTCATTGGCGTCGTCACCGATGTAGGCGACCTGAGCGTAGCTGAGTTTGGACGCGGCAAGCCATTCCTCCAAAATGATGGTTTTGGCGGTGCGCCCGACAAACCAACGTTTGATGCCAAGGCGCTCTGCGCGGGCCTCGACGGCGACCGAATGTTGACCTCCACTGAGGAAGGCGACTTCGATTCCGCATTTCTGGGCGGTCATAATGCCCCGCCCATCGCGGGCATGGAATTTTTTGATTTCGTCGCCCTTTTCCGTGAGGTAGATGCCGCCATCAGTCAGCACCCCGTCGACGTCCAATACCAGCAGCTTGATGTCTGCAGCCTTGGCGCGGTTGGTCAGGTCGCGCTTTAGGAATCGGTCCACGCTCACCTGAAACGTAGCAGCCAATGTGAGCAATTGCTGCAAATCCGGTTCGGCCGTGCCCTCCATCCATTGCTGCAATTCAGCTGGAGTGCAATTGAGCTTGGGTGCAATGACGTGGCGATCCAGGCCCTTTTGCGCAAACAGAAATTTGAGATTATCGACGAATGGCTGCATGGATCAGATCATTTGGCGACCTACCGCGGCCGCGATCGGATGCAAGCTTTGCATCAATGCCCGGAACTGCGGATGGTCAAGCTGCTGACTTGCATCGCTCTTTGCAACCTTGGGATTCGGATGGGATTCGATGAGCAACCCGTCCACGCCCATGGCGGTGCAGGCGCGTGCGAGGTCGGCCACACCGTAGGCATAGCCCATGGCATGACTTGGATCCAAGATCACGGGCAGATTGGTGTATTCCTTGAGGTAGGCCACCCCGCAAAGGTCGAGGGTGAACCTTGTCTTGGTCTCAAACGTGCGGATGCCGCGTTCGCAGAGCACGACGTTGCTGTTGCCACCGGAGAGCAGGAATTCGGCGGCTTGGACAAATTCTTGCAAGGTGGATCCAAAGCCGCGCTTGAGCAAGACTGGCTTGCCTGCCGTTGCGCAACGCCGCAGGATGCCTTGGTCATACATGGCCTTGGCGCCGATTTGGATCACGTCTGCGAATGCAATCACGTCTTCGACATGGGTCGCATCACGCACCTCGGTGATGACCTTCAGCCCGTATTTTTCGCGCATTTTGTCCAGCAGGCGCAAGCCCTCAATGCCCATTCCCTGGAAACTGTAGGGCGAAGTCCGTGGCTTGTAGGCACCCGCGCGCAGCATTTTCACGCCGAGTTCGACGCAAAGCTGGGCACAGACTTCGATTTGCTCCAAGGATTCAACGCTGCAGGGGCCGGTGATCATCATCGTATTGCCGGTTTTCCCGCCGATGGCGAGGTTGGAATCGATCTGAACCGTACGGGTTTCCGGCATGTATTTGCGGCTCGCAAGCTGGATGTCACTGTCCATGACCCAAGTGGATTCGATCAGGCGGTCATCGATTCCTTCCAATGAATTGTCTTTTGCACCCGTGACGAGCACAAAACGGTCGCCGTCACGAAAATAAAGCGCACGAATTTGTTCTGAAATCTGGGCTGCCTGCGTTTCTGTTGCAGCTGGCGTAAGGTGAACGATCATAATTCTCCGAGAATGAGGTTATTGAAATTGACGGCGCCGACCAATCGGTGATCAGCGGCGATAACCGGCATGAATTGCACGAGAAAAGGAAAGCTTTTGACCTTTTGCAGCATTTCGCTGATGGTGGCGTCGGCTTCGATGAATTTGGGTTGTCGATTTACAAGCGCGAATGGATCAAGGGGAAGGTTGTCACGCAGGTGGCGGATCATTCCCCGTCGCACGTCGGCATTGGTGACCAAGCCCGCGAGACGGCCATCGGCATCGGTGAGCAGGCAGTAGCCCATGGCATGGGTTTCGATGGTCTGCAAAACTTGAAGTGCATCGAGGCCGGCAATGGGCAGGATCGGCAATTCGTCGAGGCCGTGCATGACGTCGCGTACAAGCAGGTGATTGCGGTCTTTTTGGACGAGCAACTTCAAATAGGCGACGGCGACACTGTCGGCATTGACCAAGAAATGAGCCCGAAACGGAGCAGAAAACGCCAAGGTTCCGGAGGACAAACGAAATTTCGGCATTGACGCCGCCGTCGACGTGGATGCGCTTTCCCGGAAAGTCATGCCGGAACCGACGGATTTTCTGAAAATTGGCCGCATCAAATTTGCCCCCGCTTTGTCCAGGCGTGGTGGTCATGAAAAGAATGAAGGCGCATTGGGCGGCGAATACAGTGAATACCGAAGTTGGTGTCGGCGTCACGATGGCCAAGCCCCATTCGCAACCAAGATCGGGCAAATCGAGGACGCGGTCTGCGATCTGCTCAAATTGCAAGGTGACAAACTCGACCTTGTGACGGACGATCATGTCGTAAAATTTCTCGGGTTCGTTGCTGATGATGTGCAGGTCAATGGGCAACTTGCTGATCGCCCTCGTGCGGGCGATGGCATCCTCCACGCCGAGGTCGTCGTTGCAATCGACATGCACAAAGTCCACGCCAATGGCTTCCAACTCGGTCACCAAGGTCTCCAGGGACCTGTCTTTACTGGAATAAATCGATGCTGAAATCTTCATTCGCCGGCAAACTCACCCAAAAACCTGCCCAATTTAGGCATTTTTTTGGGGAAGGACTTAGATTCCAATACTTCGGCGAACAGATCAAATCCAGATTTGCCCGAAGTCAATCTCTACTTTGCATTCGTCGAGATCAAAGGTGAATTGTCCGTCTCGTTGCTCGGACAAAGTCTGATATTCGCCATCTTCCAAACCCATGATGCGGATCCATTCTTCTTCAGGATGCACGATCAGATAATACGGACCACCTTTGACAGCGTATTGGGCAGCTTTCACATGCAAATCCTTGGTGGGCCGACCAAAACCGGCGTTTTCTCAAGGATGGTGAAGTCCTTGGGGGCATCGCAAACTACCAGTAAGTCTGGTTGAAGAACGGTAGACTCATCTACCTTGAAATTCACAGGTAAGTAAGCCTTGCACATTTTGCATTTTTTCAAGCTATCCTTGAAAGCACGCAAAAGTTCAAAATTTAGCTCCTGATGCCTGCTATTGGGCGCCGGAGACATTGCCCAAGCCAATCCGTCGATGAGTTCCCACTGACCTTCCCATTGTTCCCAATCCCGAATCGTATAGCGGGGCAACAAATCTCGCGTTTGCGGTTTTTCAATTTCCATGGCCAAACCAATTCCATAAATATACCGAAATCAGCATTCATAGAAACGCGGAGTCTTCAATTCGGATTGCATCAAATAAAACGTTTCGGAACCCAAGCCATGCCATCTTACAATTCTTGTTTTTGAAACCGCCCTAAAAGGCCTATTTTTGCTAATCCAAATCAAAGGTTGCCTTGTGCAACGGCAAAGCTGGTTTTCATGAATCTGGAGGAAGCGCGGCACTACATTCTCAATTGGCTTGACCGAGGATTATCTGCGGACCTGACCTACCATTCGCCATCTCATACGCGCGATGTGGTCGCCGCGACGATGCGGATCGCACCATTGGAAGGAATTGGCGGCGAAGATTTGGTGCTTTTGGAAACGGCAGCCTTGTACCACGATGCAGGATTTCTTCAGCAATATCATTTGCATGAAGAACAAAGCTGCCTGATTGCACGGGAGGCATTGCCAAGTTTCGGATACTCCTCGGCAGCGATCGATCTGATATGTGAGACCATTATGGCCACCCGCATTCCGCAAAGTCCAAAAACACTTCTGGCAGAGGTGCTCTGTGACGCTGACCTAGACTACCTTGGAAGTGACGATTTCTACCGAATCGGGAACGGTCTATTTCAAGAATTCCTCCATCACGGCGTCATTGGCGACGAAATGGCTTGGAACAGAATGCAGGTGCGTTTTCTCGAAAGCCACGCTTACTTTACAAAAACAGCCCAAGCGGAACGAAATCCTGGCAAACTTGAGCGCCTGAAAGAAGTCAAGGCGTTCGTCGCCGGTTATGCCGATTAACGATTCTCTTGACGCAGCTGCCGAATGATTTCGTTTTGGCGTCGCAGGCGCTGCGCCAAAATCACCAAAATGCCCCTAGCCACTTCGGTTCGGTCTTCGATCAATTCGTAAAAATCGTCTTGGTCAATGCGCAGTAGCAAGCAGTCGGTCGCAGCAACAGCGTCTGCCGATCGCGGCTCGGTTTCCACCAATGCCAATTCGCCGAAGAAGTCATTTTTTCCCAAGGTCGCAAAGATGGTGGCTCCGTCACCGATCCTGATTTCCCCTTCGGCGATCAAATACATACAATCTCCCGTGTCTCCCTTCTGGAAGAGAACATCGCCTTCGGGGACCTGCTCGACGATGACAATCGCGGCGACCTCTGCCAGGGTGTTTTCCGGTGTTTCCGAAAAGAGGGCACTTGCTTTGAGCATCAGCACAATTTCCAATGGAGAGAAGCCATTACCTTCTCCAGTCGTTGCATTCATGTGGTCGGAGTTTAGAATTGACGGAAATTGGCGTGAAAGCCAATGGGAGTATTTGGCGAGAAACGGTGTGGATGCCGCCATGGCATTTTGAACGAGCTCCTTAGACGGTGCGCCGCCGTATTGAAGATAGTGGTCGGTTGCCAATGACAAAGTCCATGCGTCATGCACGCTTGAAGCCTTTTCCATCACCTGAATACAGCTTTGAAGCATTGTCTCGGTAGAGGTCTTGCCATCTGTATTGTCTGAGCGGCCCAGAAAAATCACTTCCAAAAGCGGCAAAACACGTGCTGCCTGGGCACGTGGAAGCAAATGGTCCAAAATTTCCAGGGCATCTGCACGCAGTTCGCGATTCTCAAATTGCAGCCCGTGGCGCACGCGCAACACCGTGCGTGTGTCATGTATAAACGTAAAGCTCATGAGCAACAAATCCGCAAGAGAACGCAATTCAACTTGAATCGCATTTGCAAGCTGCATTCCTTTTTCCGAGGCCAACAGCAATCCGTATTGTTTTAGCCCCGTTTGCAGGTGCCGCTGCAATTCGGCTATCAAATCGGCAACCTTTTTGTCTTTGGGTGCCTTGAAGCCCCTTTTCATCAAGGCATGGATCGCCTCTCGGCGGAGGTGCACATCTTGGCTATGCATCTGGGTCAGCAGGAATTCGGTGCTGACTGCGGATCCCGGCTGTCCCCCGATTTTGCACAACGCGCGCAAAACGGTATGATTTCCTTCGGCCAACTTTGAAATATCGTCGGCATCAAAATTTGCCAAGGCCAATATCGCTGCGGCGCGATGGGCAGGCTTTTTAGCCAGGGCGATCAGCGCTGGCAACAGTGCAGGGTGACCCAACTTTCCTGCTGTCTGGATCGCATCCTGCACGATGATATTCGAATCCGAGCCAAGCAAACTTCCTACGTCACCATGTCTTGCATCCTGCCGTGTTTCGCCGATGATCCAAAGCGCGAGTTTTGAATCCTCCTGCCTTGCTGTTCCGATCAACTGTTGCAACACATCCTCGCCACGATTGCGAATTTGTGAATCGCTGTTGAGAAGCAAGCCGGCAATCGCGCCACCGCGAACGGCGTCGTCTGAATGACGCGTAAACGAATCGATTTTGGACGCGTCCTTTATGGTACTGAGGAGCAACTTGGAGGCGAGTCGCTGCAGCGGCCGATTGCCTCCATCGGCCGCGAGACGTAAGAGCAATTCTTCCGGGATTGTTGCCTCGCGTTTGGCGAGACATTCCAAGACAAATTGTTGCAGTGCCGGCAAGGGCCGTCCAAGGGCCTGGATTAACAGTTGGTTGAAATCCACCAAAGGATTATCCTCCAACATCCTTAGGGCATAGATGGCTTCGGTTTCCTGTCCGCTTTCAAGTTTTGTGAGCAGCAAGGCTGTCATCGGTTTGCCAGCGATCGACACCGACTGACCATCCAAAAATCGCTTGCGCACGCTGTCGCGCAACATGTCCAACCACTCTTGGCTCAGTCGGTGCGCGGTGTACGTCCATAGGAGGCAGACCAAAGCCAAGGCAACAGCGAGAATTTTAAACATCGATTCTTCGGCATAGGTCTCCCCTGCAAAGATTGCTGCCCCGATACAAACCAATCCGAATGGATCGACCAAGCCTTTCATGATCGTATGCCCCCGAAGTCTGGAATGCGAGTTCAGCGGCTGAAACAATGCCAAGAACATCGGATCGACCAACGTGTACTTGCTCACATCGCGCACGAGGTACATCATGGAAAAAAACCACAACATCACCTTCTGATCCCCTGTCATTTCAATCGGCAACAGCAAGACCAAGCAGGGAAGCAACAGCAGAATCGGAAGAAAGAGCAAAATCTTCGAAACGCCGATGCGTTGCAAAAGCTTCCCCGTGAAGAGTAGCTTCAGGGAAAAAGTCACAACCATTGCACTCGTCATG contains the following coding sequences:
- a CDS encoding UDP-2,3-diacylglucosamine diphosphatase, which codes for MSLQKRNVDLVVLSDVHLGTHGSRADELLKYLRSISPKRVILNGDMIDIWQFRKHFWPQNHTAIIRHFMQWLREGVQIDYICGNHDELMRRYLGFELGKFSIVNNVVLEQNGKKVWVFHGDVFDKSMNHKWVAKWGGRWYDRSIRLNKMLNALLAKFGGRPRYISKALKDWVKGLVKKKHNWEEIAANAAIAKGFDMVMVGHIHKPEMREITTDKGSVLYLNSGDWMENLTSLEYHDGRWTLFKYQEEAFAAVPEVAPAMEPDLTDELTFALMLQEFGMQAG
- a CDS encoding toxin-antitoxin system YwqK family antitoxin; amino-acid sequence: MQKDWRAKGTRISENRELYGDHVRILLRYHSNRTVSEIVFGYIDKKEGFVSHGPARYYFDTGQLLSKRTFIQGKMQGKTEDFYRDGKFRARASVVDGRLNGSYQSYFPDGSLELACYYFMDSLDGTYRTFYSNHQPHKIAHWSRDKKVGVDSSFYENGKLESIVPFEEDQQHGIAKVFHRNGRQWTEMVYDNGRLVEVSFSQSKEGNPLDVGGFQNGEGWVNIYNENGILIERDFYKDGYWRKTRKAKE
- a CDS encoding cyclic nucleotide-binding domain-containing protein, which translates into the protein MERDEAPLVFPLLLHNFFLGAGIAFLFTTSSAIFIHEFEGAMLALAFVVAGVAMMLVARVYAHFEHKLALEKYLPAVVLALPVIVLMVRLSGYMLNHAVVAFAMLIAYRIVYMLANLEFWGLTSLVFDIRQSKRLFGLIGSGDIPAKMLGYLAVSLLSKAVAPEDLLYASVVAFLLGFLMLRRVLRNPAAIAQLHHHTHHSHHHKQAPPPDRFLRKFFGSEFIFALAAFALLSSFAMGLVDFSFYGKVKHQYHTSHELASFLGLFMTSAMVVTFSLKLLFTGKLLQRIGVSKILLFLPILLLLPCLVLLLPIEMTGDQKVMLWFFSMMYLVRDVSKYTLVDPMFLALFQPLNSHSRLRGHTIMKGLVDPFGLVCIGAAIFAGETYAEESMFKILAVALALVCLLWTYTAHRLSQEWLDMLRDSVRKRFLDGQSVSIAGKPMTALLLTKLESGQETEAIYALRMLEDNPLVDFNQLLIQALGRPLPALQQFVLECLAKREATIPEELLLRLAADGGNRPLQRLASKLLLSTIKDASKIDSFTRHSDDAVRGGAIAGLLLNSDSQIRNRGEDVLQQLIGTARQEDSKLALWIIGETRQDARHGDVGSLLGSDSNIIVQDAIQTAGKLGHPALLPALIALAKKPAHRAAAILALANFDADDISKLAEGNHTVLRALCKIGGQPGSAVSTEFLLTQMHSQDVHLRREAIHALMKRGFKAPKDKKVADLIAELQRHLQTGLKQYGLLLASEKGMQLANAIQVELRSLADLLLMSFTFIHDTRTVLRVRHGLQFENRELRADALEILDHLLPRAQAARVLPLLEVIFLGRSDNTDGKTSTETMLQSCIQVMEKASSVHDAWTLSLATDHYLQYGGAPSKELVQNAMAASTPFLAKYSHWLSRQFPSILNSDHMNATTGEGNGFSPLEIVLMLKASALFSETPENTLAEVAAIVIVEQVPEGDVLFQKGDTGDCMYLIAEGEIRIGDGATIFATLGKNDFFGELALVETEPRSADAVAATDCLLLRIDQDDFYELIEDRTEVARGILVILAQRLRRQNEIIRQLRQENR
- a CDS encoding HD domain-containing protein, translating into MNLEEARHYILNWLDRGLSADLTYHSPSHTRDVVAATMRIAPLEGIGGEDLVLLETAALYHDAGFLQQYHLHEEQSCLIAREALPSFGYSSAAIDLICETIMATRIPQSPKTLLAEVLCDADLDYLGSDDFYRIGNGLFQEFLHHGVIGDEMAWNRMQVRFLESHAYFTKTAQAERNPGKLERLKEVKAFVAGYAD
- the aroF gene encoding 3-deoxy-7-phosphoheptulonate synthase, which encodes MIVHLTPAATETQAAQISEQIRALYFRDGDRFVLVTGAKDNSLEGIDDRLIESTWVMDSDIQLASRKYMPETRTVQIDSNLAIGGKTGNTMMITGPCSVESLEQIEVCAQLCVELGVKMLRAGAYKPRTSPYSFQGMGIEGLRLLDKMREKYGLKVITEVRDATHVEDVIAFADVIQIGAKAMYDQGILRRCATAGKPVLLKRGFGSTLQEFVQAAEFLLSGGNSNVVLCERGIRTFETKTRFTLDLCGVAYLKEYTNLPVILDPSHAMGYAYGVADLARACTAMGVDGLLIESHPNPKVAKSDASQQLDHPQFRALMQSLHPIAAAVGRQMI
- a CDS encoding Uma2 family endonuclease gives rise to the protein MEIEKPQTRDLLPRYTIRDWEQWEGQWELIDGLAWAMSPAPNSRHQELNFELLRAFKDSLKKCKMCKAYLPVNFKVDESTVLQPDLLVVCDAPKDFTILEKTPVLVGPPRICM
- a CDS encoding helix-turn-helix domain-containing protein: MQPFVDNLKFLFAQKGLDRHVIAPKLNCTPAELQQWMEGTAEPDLQQLLTLAATFQVSVDRFLKRDLTNRAKAADIKLLVLDVDGVLTDGGIYLTEKGDEIKKFHARDGRGIMTAQKCGIEVAFLSGGQHSVAVEARAERLGIKRWFVGRTAKTIILEEWLAASKLSYAQVAYIGDDANDLGVIAKAGLTACPADAATKNRESVDIILNLPGGQGCVREFIEEHLGIEVD
- a CDS encoding ADP-ribosylglycohydrolase family protein, whose product is MITTQDRFRGCLVGLAVGDAVGTTLEFRKPGTFEPISDMVGGGPFGLRPGYWTDDTSMALCLADSLITHKSMNLRDQMGRYANWYRHGYLSSTGTCFDIGNTVCTALHQFEQTNNPVAGSREPYTAGNGCLMRLAPVPMFYAAEPDQATLMSAESSLTTHGTVACLDSNRYYGGLIVAALHGLDKETILSTGYRPFGKVWEVGELDDAVDRVAQGSFKQRNPPDIAGTGYVVRSMEAALWAFYKSDNFRDGCLLAANLGDDADTTAAIYGQLAGAFYGYSGIPEDWRIKLKMHTEIVGMADALWELSGVGEIG
- a CDS encoding Uma2 family endonuclease codes for the protein MKAAQYAVKGGPYYLIVHPEEEWIRIMGLEDGEYQTLSEQRDGQFTFDLDECKVEIDFGQIWI